GGGAACTGAAGGCCTTCAGAAAATAATTTTAGGAAAGCTTCAAAGCTAATTTTTGTACTGATTGAATGACAGTGCGCGATATTCGTTAAGAAAAATAAAAAATAATTGGGCTTATGGTTAAATTGTATTAAAGTTTCAGAGTCTAAGTATCAATTGACCTACCTTCGAAAAAAAAAGACTATGAAATACTTGACCGTTTCAGCATTATTCATTTTCATGTTGGCCATTAACAGCTGCAGTCCAACATTGACACCTTTTACCCAAAAGTTATATGAAGATTACCGATGGACCGAAGAGGATCTCAAGCGCATCCAATTTTATTTATCAGAAGATATTGTTTTGCGCAGAAAGTTTACTGATGGCGAATCAAGGATACAGGATGGAAAAATCAAAACCATCAAAGGCGAAAAAGTGGAAGAGGTCATTTTTCGAAGAGGCACACCTTGTGTCTACCTTTTTTCTCCAAAAACGAATCGGTTTGCCATCAGCTTTGAATCTGCAGAACCTCCAAAGTACCTGATGTTTGGACCGAATCCAAAATACAGCAACCGATTTATGTTGTTGGGCAAAGAATGGGACCGAAATTCAGGGACCATTACTTATAGTGGTGTGAATTGGTATACCACCACATCATCTGCGGTGAGTTGTTTGTTGGTTGACCTACAAAAAGCCAATGTTACAGAGCATCAAACTAAAGTCGTAAAAGGTCAGAGAGTAGGCGATAGATGACGCAACTAACAATCGTTCGTTGGGCTAATATGTCTAATTTTTGCTCTATAATCCATAATCTATTATCCATAATCATCTTGCCTACCTACGGCACGCGGTGATTCATTTTACATTTTTCTATCGATATTTTGTTCCTTTGGGACAGGGGATCATAAGTCAATTTAATGCAAATCAATGCCGGCTTCAGCCGGATACGAAGACGAAAAGACAAAAAAATAATAATATGAAAACGTAATCCATAAGGCACATAAAATGAACCTCAATTATCAATAGGAATGGGCTTCAACCCATTCCGGTCCAGGAGTCTTATCAATATTTATTAACAATAAAAGTTCGGAAAAATAATTTAAAAATAATTGAAATTTATTGAACTAACATTTGTTAGCACTTGTTGTTTTCTATCAGACTATCAGACTATCAGACTATCAGACTATCAGACTATCAGACTATCAGACTATCAGACTATCAGACTATCAGACTATCAGACTATCAGACTATCAGACTATCAGACTATCAGCCCTCTCCTTCCAAGCTTCCTCAAAATTTCATCACCTTTTTATGTAGGCTTCCTCTTTCCATTTCAAGGACAACTACATACACTCCATTTGGCATCAACATTCCATTGGAATTCAATCCATCCCAGCGGTAACTTAAATAATTGTTTTTGTTAAGTTGGGTTTCAAATTTGCGAAGCAGGCGTCCAGACAGATCCATGATTTTTCCTTGAATTTTATTATTATCAGGAACTTGATTTTTAAAATGGATTTCAATATTCAAATGGTCCGCAAAAGGATTGGGGTAAACTTTAAGATCCCATAAACTATCTCTATTGAAATCATCATTTGCGGTCGGTACGTTATTTTCATCTATACAGTTACTACAATATAAGCTGGTATCTTCTACGCAAAGGAAGGCAGTATATAAACTTAAAACACGAGCATCTATACTTTTTCGGATAATGTCAATGGAGTTTGCATTTCCGCTGGAGGATGATTCCAGACTTTGAATACCTTGCGCCTGCCATTGTGTTTTTGCACTTGAATCCATTTGAATGACTGAATTTTCATCGATGGTAAGTGTGTGAAAAAATAATTCATTACTAATTTCACCATTGAGTTCAATAGTTAGCGGAAATGAGCCTTTAAAAATTCCTGTTTGCCGGATGTATGCATTCACAGAAGTATTTACTCCTGTATTTTGTAAATTGTATTTTCCATAACTGATACCTTGTGAAGGTTTAAAGTACATGTCAAAATGTTTAATAACAGGTAATGCGTCACCAGCGGCTTCCGACAAAGCATTTATAAAAGTTTTGCCTGATTTTGTATTTATATAATAACCACCAAAAAGCGTTGCCAAATTTAACAAAAGGTACTCGTTGTCGTAATAAAGTTTGTTGTTGAAATAACTGGATCTTATTCTTTTGCCATAATCGAGTATGGAAAACTTATAAGCAGATTGATTGAGTATTCTTATTTCTTTGATCAATCCATTGGCGGCATCAAAATTGTTGAACTGATCTGAATTGTTAAGCAAGACGATGTTTCCGGTATTGCCTTTTTCATCCATAAAGTTGATACCCGATGCGATCATGGCAGGCAAGTTGCTAAAATTAGAAATTCTCGATTTTGCCAGATCAAAAGCTAAATCAATGTTTTCTGCGGTTGCAGAATGCCAGGTGCTAAAAGTAGGCTGGACATTGATATGAGTAACGATAAGGTTGAATGAATCTGTAGCTTTTAGTGTTTTTTTAAGTTCATTTTTAAGATTTGTTAAAACAGTTTCTTTTGGTAGGACTGGGTCTTCCTGGTAATCCACCAGGTACATTATTTTGCTTGATTTTACTTCATTGATGAAATAGCCTGGCTGAATGGCAAGTTGATAATAATTTTCTTCACCGTTTTTATAATGGCCCACATAAACAGGTTCTTGCTTGGGATGTGAATAAAATAAATTAGTGGATTTAAAACTACCAATTGGCGCAAGAGTTGTGGTTTTATAGTTTCCTAAGACAGGATCTGTTCCACTTACCAATGGCGAAGTATTTGGATTATCCAAACGTATAAATTTGAAATCATCATTTTCCCAAAGGAGAATCGGAAAATCCAATGGAATGTTTTTACTGGCATTGGGAATGTCGTGAGGAATGGCGACCGACAATTCTGAATTTCCCCATTCAAATGGAACCAG
The genomic region above belongs to Saprospiraceae bacterium and contains:
- a CDS encoding T9SS type A sorting domain-containing protein; protein product: MEYGLYLTFSARDLNYKVNDSLEVVLQFNLPEKAIVTDSWLWIGNDICQAAILDVWTASNIYENIVNRRKDPSLLRKHTSTNYSLRVFPMGGSEKRQVKITYLVPFEWGNSELSVAIPHDIPNASKNIPLDFPILLWENDDFKFIRLDNPNTSPLVSGTDPVLGNYKTTTLAPIGSFKSTNLFYSHPKQEPVYVGHYKNGEENYYQLAIQPGYFINEVKSSKIMYLVDYQEDPVLPKETVLTNLKNELKKTLKATDSFNLIVTHINVQPTFSTWHSATAENIDLAFDLAKSRISNFSNLPAMIASGINFMDEKGNTGNIVLLNNSDQFNNFDAANGLIKEIRILNQSAYKFSILDYGKRIRSSYFNNKLYYDNEYLLLNLATLFGGYYINTKSGKTFINALSEAAGDALPVIKHFDMYFKPSQGISYGKYNLQNTGVNTSVNAYIRQTGIFKGSFPLTIELNGEISNELFFHTLTIDENSVIQMDSSAKTQWQAQGIQSLESSSSGNANSIDIIRKSIDARVLSLYTAFLCVEDTSLYCSNCIDENNVPTANDDFNRDSLWDLKVYPNPFADHLNIEIHFKNQVPDNNKIQGKIMDLSGRLLRKFETQLNKNNYLSYRWDGLNSNGMLMPNGVYVVVLEMERGSLHKKVMKF